Proteins encoded in a region of the Planococcus shixiaomingii genome:
- the fliJ gene encoding flagellar export protein FliJ gives MTQFNFRFQKILEIKGNEKGFAQIQMADAMKQEQAGQQKKEVIYNKLHDAELMKKEKQQGGVNISELRMLMDYIQQLQDQLLSSNRELDRLKTNVKKTQNNLQLKAQEEKTWDNLKQQKLILFEEQAKAEEQNFFDEIASTRFFRNSQASLAERG, from the coding sequence GTGACACAATTCAACTTTCGCTTTCAGAAAATACTAGAAATCAAAGGAAATGAAAAGGGCTTTGCTCAAATCCAGATGGCGGATGCCATGAAACAAGAACAAGCCGGCCAACAGAAAAAAGAAGTCATCTACAATAAGCTCCACGATGCCGAGCTTATGAAAAAGGAAAAACAACAAGGTGGCGTCAACATTTCCGAATTGAGAATGTTAATGGACTATATTCAGCAATTACAAGACCAGTTGTTATCGTCAAACCGCGAGCTTGATCGCTTAAAGACGAATGTCAAGAAAACACAAAACAATCTACAACTAAAAGCGCAAGAAGAAAAAACTTGGGATAATCTCAAACAGCAAAAACTCATTCTATTTGAAGAGCAAGCAAAAGCCGAAGAGCAAAACTTCTTCGACGAAATCGCAAGTACTCGGTTTTTCCGGAATTCTCAAGCTAGCTTAGCAGAAAGAGGGTAA
- the flgK gene encoding flagellar hook-associated protein FlgK, with amino-acid sequence MVSTFHGLELGKRGLAVTQASITTTGQNIANANTKGYSRQQVNASATPSLDVWTTGGKSGQLGTGVSLDSITRVRDVFLDRQHHDQASTLGESQVKQQTFDRLETIINEPSKTGLSSSMDKLWAAWQDVANEPKSSAAQTVLKERAIEFVNTAQAMDRDMTYAIDDLNLQQTNTVRDANELVKQIAELNGSIKKAGNQANDLLDKRDLLVGELSTLASIKVTANADGTNNVSLRKADGTAGTELVKGDVQSDSIVDGSEASGGKLAGIIESKAIVGKYQTELANTVEQFVTANGLAAASAPGANLFTKENAAFKVSELNANLTISKDNPAQNANGDVSKVNKSFQSLVSELGAQSQSATNSVKNNEAALLATDNRRMSVTGVSLDEEMANLIMYQHSYSAAARFVSTTDQMLDVIINQMGR; translated from the coding sequence ATGGTTTCAACATTTCACGGATTAGAACTTGGAAAACGCGGATTAGCGGTAACTCAAGCAAGCATCACAACGACAGGGCAAAATATCGCCAATGCGAATACGAAAGGCTATTCACGCCAACAAGTGAACGCAAGCGCGACACCGTCACTGGATGTTTGGACAACTGGCGGAAAGAGCGGCCAATTAGGTACCGGCGTTTCCTTAGATTCAATAACACGTGTAAGAGATGTTTTTCTAGACCGCCAACATCATGATCAAGCATCAACGCTTGGGGAATCGCAAGTCAAACAACAAACGTTTGACCGGCTTGAAACGATCATCAACGAACCGAGCAAGACTGGCCTTAGTTCATCTATGGATAAGTTATGGGCAGCTTGGCAAGATGTTGCCAATGAGCCGAAAAGTTCAGCCGCACAGACGGTATTGAAAGAACGGGCAATCGAATTTGTCAACACGGCGCAGGCAATGGACCGCGATATGACTTATGCAATAGATGATTTAAACCTGCAGCAAACGAATACTGTTAGAGATGCCAATGAATTAGTGAAGCAAATCGCAGAATTGAACGGCAGCATTAAAAAAGCAGGCAACCAAGCGAACGACTTGCTTGATAAACGCGACTTGCTTGTCGGGGAATTGTCTACACTTGCTTCTATTAAAGTAACTGCTAATGCGGACGGCACAAACAACGTCAGCTTGCGAAAAGCGGATGGGACAGCTGGAACAGAACTCGTCAAAGGCGATGTTCAAAGTGATTCGATTGTAGACGGCAGCGAAGCGAGCGGCGGAAAACTGGCCGGTATCATTGAGTCGAAAGCAATCGTTGGGAAATATCAAACGGAACTTGCGAACACAGTGGAGCAGTTTGTTACAGCTAACGGTTTGGCAGCTGCTAGTGCACCTGGGGCTAACCTCTTCACGAAAGAAAATGCGGCGTTTAAAGTCTCTGAGTTGAACGCCAACTTGACCATCAGCAAAGATAATCCGGCGCAAAACGCTAATGGCGATGTTTCAAAAGTTAATAAGTCTTTCCAATCGTTAGTAAGTGAATTAGGGGCGCAAAGCCAGTCAGCAACAAATTCCGTTAAAAACAACGAAGCGGCATTACTGGCGACTGATAACCGCCGCATGTCCGTTACTGGCGTATCACTAGATGAAGAAATGGCGAACTTGATTATGTATCAACATTCTTACAGTGCTGCGGCGCGGTTCGTATCCACAACAGATCAAATGCTCGATGTCATCATCAATCAAATGGGACGATAA
- the flgC gene encoding flagellar basal body rod protein FlgC: protein MSLFSGLNISASGLTANRLRMDVVSSNIANANTNRAKLVDGEWLPYRRKTVELSQMGVSPFEQKLQASLNKGSGQVSGVMASHIKEDNAPFVQTYDPTHPDANAEGYVLSSNVDPVKEMVDLMSATRSYEANVTALNASKGMFMKALEIGK from the coding sequence ATGAGTTTATTTAGTGGATTAAATATCAGTGCGTCGGGGCTAACGGCAAATCGTTTGCGAATGGATGTCGTTTCTTCCAATATTGCAAATGCTAATACAAATCGGGCGAAATTAGTAGACGGGGAATGGCTGCCATATCGCCGGAAAACAGTGGAATTGTCGCAAATGGGAGTTTCGCCATTTGAACAGAAATTACAAGCATCACTAAATAAAGGATCGGGGCAAGTTTCAGGAGTTATGGCTTCTCATATAAAAGAAGACAATGCACCTTTTGTCCAAACGTATGATCCGACACACCCCGATGCCAATGCGGAAGGGTATGTACTAAGTTCGAATGTAGATCCTGTAAAAGAAATGGTCGATTTAATGTCGGCGACCCGCTCCTATGAAGCGAATGTTACGGCGCTCAATGCTTCTAAGGGAATGTTTATGAAAGCACTGGAGATTGGGAAGTAA
- the flgB gene encoding flagellar basal body rod protein FlgB, with protein sequence MKLLSPTFNSLEQALSAAALKQKVHSSNIANVDTPNYKSKQVDFQATLNGVLNNQPMASYKTDAKHISFGNSSSHTNPSIKVNNSTQYNTNGSNVDMDVEMAELAENQLWYNALTERVNGNLNSLRTVINGGR encoded by the coding sequence TTGAAACTTCTATCTCCAACATTCAATTCACTGGAACAAGCTCTATCAGCGGCCGCGCTGAAACAAAAAGTGCACTCCTCCAACATTGCAAATGTTGATACACCGAATTATAAAAGCAAGCAAGTAGATTTCCAGGCAACATTGAATGGTGTTTTGAACAACCAGCCGATGGCTAGCTATAAAACAGATGCAAAACATATTTCATTTGGGAACAGCTCTTCACACACCAATCCCTCTATAAAAGTAAATAATTCCACGCAATACAATACGAACGGTAGCAACGTAGATATGGACGTTGAAATGGCCGAGTTGGCAGAAAATCAGTTGTGGTATAACGCATTGACTGAACGTGTGAACGGAAATTTAAACAGTCTTCGGACAGTAATTAATGGCGGGCGGTAA
- the flgL gene encoding flagellar hook-associated protein FlgL, translating to MRVTQQMMHQNSVRHMNQNLSRFEKLNNQVASGKVLSRPSDDPNGVSKAMNLKSTIAANEQFERNVDEAKLWLDESDQTINQVVNVMQRARELAVKGANDTLSASDREAIAIEVDQLNEQVRQFANTKVNDNYIFNGTKTDVAPFPNADSYLTDSFDATKKLVTIGEGVTVDVNVTADQIFGKSEDEGNLFKTLSDLAAGLRSGENTVSLETIDISIDRLLGTAAEVGARSNRVESIENRIQDTMIDLEARLSKIEDLDYAEAIIKLKSEESVYQASLASSAKIIQPSLMDFLR from the coding sequence ATGAGAGTTACACAACAAATGATGCATCAAAATTCGGTGCGCCATATGAACCAAAACTTAAGCCGATTCGAGAAGCTGAACAACCAAGTGGCATCGGGGAAAGTGCTGTCACGTCCATCCGATGACCCCAACGGCGTCAGCAAAGCGATGAATCTGAAAAGCACCATTGCGGCGAATGAACAATTCGAACGCAACGTCGATGAAGCAAAGTTGTGGTTGGATGAAAGCGATCAGACGATCAATCAAGTGGTCAACGTCATGCAACGCGCGCGTGAGCTAGCGGTCAAAGGAGCGAATGACACCTTGTCGGCGAGCGACCGTGAAGCGATTGCCATTGAAGTGGATCAACTGAACGAACAAGTTCGTCAGTTTGCCAATACAAAAGTCAATGACAACTATATATTTAATGGCACGAAAACGGATGTAGCACCGTTTCCAAATGCGGATTCCTACTTAACGGACTCTTTTGATGCCACTAAGAAATTGGTGACGATCGGGGAAGGTGTAACGGTGGATGTCAACGTTACAGCAGATCAAATCTTCGGCAAATCTGAAGATGAAGGGAATTTGTTTAAAACGTTAAGCGATTTAGCAGCGGGCTTGCGTTCAGGAGAAAACACGGTTTCACTAGAAACGATTGATATCAGCATCGACCGCTTGCTTGGAACAGCTGCAGAAGTCGGTGCCCGGTCCAACCGAGTAGAATCAATCGAAAACCGTATTCAAGATACTATGATCGATCTTGAAGCGCGGCTTTCGAAAATCGAAGATCTTGATTATGCAGAAGCAATCATCAAATTGAAAAGCGAAGAAAGCGTCTACCAAGCAAGCTTGGCTTCTTCAGCAAAGATCATTCAACCAAGTTTGATGGATTTCTTGCGATAA
- a CDS encoding FliH/SctL family protein: protein MIRFQSISPTDKKIIGTKKIETKRLDFNGMEMAPGEQKQYLTQEITILEAQLSKLQDQLKAEQEEAQTAINHWWQEKQQEAEQEAQRLADEAAIQGFQAGFEQGVQQAEEDYRQKQENMRELLELAYAEKKKIIQQAEPFLLELSVKVAGKVIKGELKQHEEQLLNVVKQALLQIEESEDVLLQISSEDYPIILPFIEELKTYVRADSQLKIIPVATLSKGDCMIHTASGSYDATIDGQLIEIKKQLLIYFEEKTNDDLAER from the coding sequence GTGATTCGCTTCCAATCCATTTCCCCAACCGACAAAAAAATTATCGGGACGAAAAAAATTGAAACAAAACGGCTCGATTTTAATGGAATGGAAATGGCTCCAGGCGAGCAAAAGCAGTACTTGACACAAGAAATCACCATCTTAGAAGCGCAACTCAGCAAATTGCAGGACCAGTTGAAGGCAGAACAAGAAGAAGCCCAGACCGCAATTAACCATTGGTGGCAAGAAAAACAACAAGAAGCCGAACAAGAAGCGCAAAGGTTGGCGGACGAAGCGGCAATTCAAGGCTTTCAAGCGGGTTTTGAACAAGGGGTTCAGCAAGCAGAAGAAGATTATCGACAAAAACAAGAGAATATGCGTGAATTGCTTGAACTCGCATATGCAGAGAAAAAGAAAATCATTCAGCAAGCGGAACCGTTTTTGCTCGAACTGAGCGTAAAAGTAGCTGGAAAAGTCATTAAAGGCGAATTAAAGCAACACGAAGAGCAGTTATTAAACGTTGTAAAACAAGCGTTGCTGCAAATCGAGGAGTCGGAAGATGTACTTTTGCAAATCTCTTCAGAAGACTACCCGATTATTCTACCCTTTATTGAAGAACTTAAAACCTATGTGCGGGCAGATTCACAACTAAAAATAATTCCGGTTGCAACGCTGTCAAAAGGGGACTGTATGATTCATACCGCAAGCGGCTCATACGATGCCACAATTGACGGGCAATTAATAGAAATTAAAAAGCAACTGCTCATATATTTCGAGGAGAAGACAAACGATGACCTTGCAGAAAGATGA
- a CDS encoding flagellar hook-basal body protein, with translation MNIQMNTAATTMRELQKKVDMIANNMANVNTAGYKRQEANFSDALVQSIEKQAAPHHEIGRQTPYGLRVGAGAIFAQTSLQTEQGTTKQTDRPLDFMIQGDSGFFRVASEGKTFYTRDGSFQLQPSPSTNQVSLVTANGDAVLDSNNQPIRFDGDYKEIKATENGTLQITYQNPAKQPTQIQLSIADINRPNLLEKVGGNRYQLPGTEAQQIASGNLLLGNNDIKVSQGALEMSNVDMTDEMTELIATQRLLESQGKAITFADDMMGLVNTIKG, from the coding sequence ATGAACATTCAAATGAATACCGCAGCTACCACAATGCGCGAATTGCAGAAAAAAGTCGATATGATTGCGAATAATATGGCTAATGTGAATACCGCAGGCTATAAACGCCAAGAAGCAAACTTTTCAGACGCGCTTGTCCAGTCGATTGAAAAGCAGGCAGCCCCTCATCATGAAATCGGCCGGCAAACTCCGTACGGACTTCGCGTAGGTGCGGGTGCAATTTTCGCTCAAACAAGTTTGCAGACAGAACAAGGTACGACCAAACAAACCGACCGCCCTCTTGACTTTATGATCCAAGGCGATTCCGGATTTTTCCGAGTTGCTTCTGAAGGAAAAACCTTTTACACACGTGATGGTTCATTCCAATTGCAGCCTTCTCCCAGTACTAACCAAGTGAGCTTAGTAACAGCAAATGGAGATGCAGTTCTTGACAGCAACAACCAACCGATTCGTTTTGATGGAGACTATAAAGAAATAAAAGCAACTGAAAACGGCACACTCCAAATCACTTATCAAAATCCGGCTAAACAACCCACCCAAATTCAGTTAAGCATCGCGGACATCAACCGCCCTAATTTACTTGAGAAAGTGGGCGGCAACCGTTATCAACTTCCAGGTACAGAAGCTCAGCAAATAGCGAGCGGCAATTTGCTGCTTGGTAATAATGACATCAAAGTTAGCCAAGGAGCACTTGAAATGTCTAATGTCGATATGACGGATGAAATGACGGAATTAATCGCCACTCAACGATTGCTTGAATCTCAAGGCAAAGCGATCACATTCGCTGATGACATGATGGGCTTAGTCAATACAATAAAAGGATAA
- the fliF gene encoding flagellar basal-body MS-ring/collar protein FliF: MKEKMAGFKSKLTSSWSNFSPVVKWTIVGSFFATVLIILAFVFFSNKTEYGTLYSGLEASEAGEIKAAIEEQGIPVQVSTDSTTISVPKEQISNLKVNLAAEGIPESGNVDYGIFSENMGLGMTDRHFDVVERDAMQNELAGLIKRIDGVTEASVMITLPKENVWITDEEQVATASVVIQGDPSFKMDPKQVNGLYHLISKSVPDLPAEEIVIMDQNGQVFEAEEENKMDTSLSVYQQQREIKQDIEKDIQRELQQMLGLTLGQDKVVVSVMTSIDFTKENREEKLVEPVNKETNEGIDISVERIVETYSSEGATVEDTTGTGESEIANYPGAGEAGKTESEKTEERINREVNRINRQIEMSPYVIDDITINVGVEPPNPQNPASLSQQNIDDISNLLKNTVSTSLSMSGQVVTEEELDNRISVFATEFQGKPEAIVEKEPVQVSWLDTLIGNPLFLAIASAFVLLVGGIVVLLIRRKRKNEEDFDFDIFDQPVVKVEQLVDNEIDLSEFDAAENPKRKTIEKLAKGRPDDFAKLLRTWMAEE, encoded by the coding sequence ATGAAAGAAAAGATGGCAGGTTTTAAAAGTAAATTAACAAGTTCATGGAGCAATTTTTCGCCAGTCGTCAAATGGACGATTGTCGGTTCATTTTTTGCAACGGTTCTGATTATTTTAGCTTTCGTCTTTTTCAGCAATAAAACAGAATACGGTACGCTCTATTCTGGATTAGAAGCTTCTGAAGCTGGTGAAATAAAGGCGGCAATCGAAGAGCAAGGAATTCCTGTACAAGTTTCAACTGATAGTACAACAATCAGCGTTCCAAAAGAACAAATCTCTAATTTGAAAGTAAACCTTGCAGCTGAAGGAATCCCTGAAAGCGGTAATGTCGACTACGGAATCTTCAGTGAAAATATGGGGCTTGGCATGACCGATCGACATTTTGATGTTGTCGAGCGTGATGCGATGCAAAATGAACTCGCTGGACTTATCAAACGCATTGATGGCGTAACTGAAGCGAGCGTCATGATCACATTGCCGAAAGAAAACGTCTGGATTACGGATGAAGAACAGGTAGCTACGGCATCGGTTGTTATTCAAGGTGATCCTTCATTCAAAATGGATCCAAAACAAGTCAACGGCCTTTACCATTTGATCAGCAAAAGTGTACCGGATTTGCCGGCTGAAGAAATTGTTATTATGGACCAGAATGGCCAAGTGTTCGAAGCAGAAGAAGAAAACAAAATGGACACTAGCTTGTCTGTTTATCAGCAGCAACGTGAAATTAAGCAAGACATTGAAAAAGATATTCAGCGTGAATTGCAGCAAATGCTCGGTTTGACGCTTGGACAAGATAAAGTGGTCGTTTCTGTAATGACGAGCATTGACTTTACTAAAGAAAACCGGGAAGAAAAATTGGTTGAACCGGTCAATAAAGAAACGAACGAAGGCATTGATATTAGCGTTGAACGCATTGTGGAAACTTATTCAAGCGAAGGCGCGACAGTGGAAGATACAACAGGTACTGGTGAAAGTGAAATTGCCAATTATCCGGGAGCCGGTGAAGCTGGCAAGACGGAATCCGAAAAAACGGAAGAGCGAATCAACCGTGAAGTAAACCGCATTAACCGCCAAATTGAGATGAGTCCATATGTTATAGACGACATTACAATCAATGTCGGAGTAGAACCTCCGAACCCGCAGAATCCTGCAAGTTTGTCTCAGCAAAATATAGACGATATCAGCAATTTACTGAAAAATACTGTAAGCACGTCATTAAGTATGAGCGGGCAAGTAGTGACAGAAGAAGAGTTGGATAACCGGATATCGGTTTTTGCGACTGAATTCCAAGGGAAACCTGAAGCAATAGTGGAAAAAGAACCTGTACAGGTGTCGTGGCTTGATACTCTAATCGGAAATCCGTTGTTTTTAGCTATTGCCAGCGCGTTTGTGTTGCTGGTTGGTGGCATTGTGGTCTTACTGATACGAAGAAAAAGAAAAAATGAAGAAGATTTCGATTTTGATATATTCGACCAACCGGTTGTAAAGGTAGAACAATTGGTAGATAACGAAATCGATTTGTCGGAATTTGATGCGGCAGAAAATCCGAAGCGGAAGACAATTGAGAAATTGGCCAAAGGACGCCCAGATGATTTTGCGAAATTATTGCGTACATGGATGGCTGAAGAGTAG
- a CDS encoding flagellar hook-basal body protein, with the protein MFRGLYTATSGMMAHNRKQQVLTNNLSNANTPGFKQDQTVLRAFPAQLLSAMGKGTAMQSGSQKIGVLNTGVYAQEGIPSFAQGALKETGNSTDISLMSDLLPVNPATDQKGTTMFAVRTEAGEVRYTQNGQFAVDQNGVLRTSDGHTVLGRDLTPINVISKEFTVQDDGQITLKNGNNAGNLWIGYTETPEQLVKEGQGLLRWEGIEADAPQSVEDVPLLNNSASFVKQGYIEQSNVDLTTTMTEMMSTYRGFESNQKVIQAYDRSMEKAVNEIGRI; encoded by the coding sequence ATGTTTCGTGGTTTATACACTGCCACATCTGGAATGATGGCTCACAACCGAAAACAACAAGTATTAACCAATAATCTTTCCAACGCCAATACCCCAGGATTTAAGCAAGATCAAACGGTTTTACGCGCATTTCCAGCCCAGCTTTTAAGTGCAATGGGTAAAGGAACCGCCATGCAGAGCGGTTCTCAGAAAATCGGAGTATTAAATACAGGCGTATACGCACAAGAAGGCATCCCTTCTTTTGCACAAGGTGCATTGAAAGAAACGGGGAATAGTACCGATATTTCTTTGATGTCTGATCTCTTGCCGGTGAATCCCGCAACTGATCAAAAAGGCACAACCATGTTTGCAGTCCGGACTGAAGCCGGAGAAGTACGATATACCCAAAATGGTCAATTTGCTGTTGATCAAAACGGTGTCCTTAGAACGAGTGATGGTCATACAGTTCTCGGTCGGGACTTAACACCTATAAACGTTATTTCAAAAGAATTTACCGTGCAAGATGACGGCCAAATTACCCTGAAAAATGGCAACAACGCCGGCAACTTGTGGATTGGTTACACGGAGACTCCTGAACAATTAGTAAAAGAAGGACAAGGCTTACTACGCTGGGAAGGAATCGAGGCCGACGCTCCTCAGTCGGTTGAAGATGTTCCTTTACTAAACAATTCAGCTTCTTTCGTCAAACAAGGCTATATTGAACAGTCTAATGTCGACTTAACAACCACAATGACTGAAATGATGAGCACTTACCGCGGATTTGAGTCAAACCAAAAAGTAATCCAAGCCTATGATCGCAGCATGGAAAAAGCGGTCAACGAAATTGGCCGAATTTAA
- the fliE gene encoding flagellar hook-basal body complex protein FliE yields the protein MERISQLQTPMIQNPSFPKATNAENKTEGFGDIFKQALQGVNAAQKESENKTKQLVTGEVNDVSEVMIAAQKASLSLDLTVQVRNKVVEAYQEVMRMQL from the coding sequence ATGGAAAGAATTAGCCAATTACAAACGCCGATGATCCAAAACCCGTCGTTTCCAAAAGCAACGAATGCAGAAAACAAGACCGAAGGCTTTGGCGATATATTTAAACAGGCGCTACAAGGAGTCAATGCGGCGCAAAAAGAATCGGAAAATAAAACTAAACAACTGGTGACTGGTGAAGTGAATGATGTCAGTGAAGTGATGATCGCGGCGCAAAAAGCGAGCCTATCACTGGATTTGACCGTACAAGTACGAAACAAAGTTGTGGAAGCCTATCAAGAAGTTATGAGAATGCAATTATGA
- the fliI gene encoding flagellar protein export ATPase FliI — protein sequence MTLQKDEYLALLDEIEPVKKHGKVIQVIGLTIESRGPYAKMGELCLLYPNQHERPIEAEVVGFKENKILLMPLRDISQIGPGCLVVATGFPLQIKVGPSILGKVLDGMGKPLDESVLPKGLTNYSTNNMPPNPLSRPRIEKPLEVGVRAIDGLLTVGQGQRIGVFAGSGVGKSTLMGMIARNTEADINVIALVGERGREVRDFIERDLGPEGLKKSVVVAATSDQTPLQRIKGALTATAIAEYFRDQGKNVMLMMDSVTRFAMAQREVGLAVGEPPTSKGYTPSVFALLPKLLERSGTSSKGSITAFYTVLVDGDDMNEPIADAVRGILDGHIVLDRKIAQKGQFPAINVMSSVSRVMHEVVSKEHQQAATELKRLLATYNASEDLINIGAYKSGANKEIDDAVRAYPLIREYLQQDIYEKAKLEESVGRLSAQFGGVNT from the coding sequence ATGACCTTGCAGAAAGATGAATACTTAGCACTGTTGGATGAAATTGAGCCGGTGAAAAAACATGGGAAAGTAATTCAGGTTATTGGTTTGACGATTGAATCACGCGGTCCTTACGCCAAAATGGGCGAACTGTGCTTATTATATCCGAACCAGCATGAACGGCCAATTGAAGCGGAAGTGGTCGGTTTCAAAGAAAACAAAATTCTTCTGATGCCGCTCCGCGACATTTCTCAAATAGGGCCAGGCTGCTTGGTCGTCGCAACCGGATTTCCTTTGCAAATAAAAGTAGGGCCATCCATTTTAGGAAAAGTATTGGACGGCATGGGAAAACCACTCGATGAGAGTGTGTTGCCGAAAGGTTTAACTAATTATTCAACTAATAACATGCCGCCGAATCCGCTGAGCAGGCCGCGTATTGAAAAACCACTGGAAGTGGGTGTGCGTGCCATCGATGGATTGTTGACGGTTGGCCAAGGCCAACGCATCGGCGTATTTGCAGGAAGCGGCGTAGGTAAAAGTACTTTGATGGGCATGATCGCCCGCAATACAGAAGCCGATATCAACGTTATCGCGTTGGTCGGCGAGCGGGGCCGTGAAGTTCGTGACTTTATCGAACGCGATTTAGGTCCGGAAGGTTTGAAAAAGTCAGTAGTCGTTGCTGCAACTTCTGATCAGACTCCGCTCCAACGCATTAAAGGTGCATTGACGGCAACTGCGATTGCAGAGTATTTCCGCGATCAAGGCAAAAACGTCATGCTTATGATGGATTCGGTCACCCGTTTTGCAATGGCTCAACGCGAAGTTGGGCTCGCTGTTGGCGAACCTCCGACAAGTAAAGGCTATACGCCAAGTGTTTTCGCACTATTGCCAAAACTTTTAGAGCGCTCCGGCACTTCAAGCAAAGGTTCGATTACTGCTTTCTATACAGTATTAGTCGATGGAGATGACATGAATGAACCAATTGCCGATGCAGTCCGTGGTATTTTGGATGGTCACATTGTGTTAGATAGGAAGATTGCCCAAAAAGGCCAATTTCCGGCAATTAATGTCATGTCGAGTGTCAGCCGGGTCATGCACGAAGTCGTTTCCAAAGAACACCAACAAGCAGCTACCGAGTTGAAAAGATTGCTTGCAACTTATAACGCATCCGAAGATTTGATCAATATTGGCGCATATAAAAGCGGCGCTAATAAAGAAATCGATGATGCTGTTCGGGCATACCCTTTAATACGAGAATATTTGCAGCAAGACATATATGAAAAAGCCAAGCTTGAAGAAAGCGTTGGCCGGTTATCCGCACAATTTGGAGGAGTGAACACGTGA
- the fliG gene encoding flagellar motor switch protein FliG, whose amino-acid sequence MVKSMKELTGVQKVAVLLVGLGPEVSVDIFKQLTESEIDQLTMEIANVRHLKSSETEEVMDEFYEMMLAQDYVSEGGLDYARDILEKALGKEKANETIGRLSSRLQVKPFHFARKADPTQILNILQPEHSQTIALVLSYLDPKQSSQILSQLPPEKQTEVARRIALMESTSPEIIHQVEQIIERKLTATGSQDYTSTGGVEAIVRVLNKVDRGTEKAILSELETDSPELVEEIKKRMFVFEDIINLDTRSIQRIIRDVNDIDLTYALKVASEEVKNGIYANMSSRRAEVIQEEIEFMGPVKLKDVEKAQTTIVALIRSLDEDGEIIVSRGEGDEVIV is encoded by the coding sequence ATGGTTAAAAGTATGAAAGAGTTGACTGGGGTTCAAAAAGTGGCTGTTTTGCTTGTAGGACTTGGTCCAGAGGTATCGGTCGACATCTTCAAGCAATTGACGGAATCAGAAATCGATCAGTTAACTATGGAAATTGCCAATGTACGGCATTTGAAAAGCAGCGAAACAGAAGAAGTAATGGATGAGTTTTATGAAATGATGCTTGCCCAAGACTATGTCAGCGAAGGTGGTTTGGATTACGCCAGAGATATCTTGGAAAAAGCGTTGGGAAAAGAAAAAGCGAATGAGACAATCGGACGTTTATCAAGCCGGCTGCAAGTAAAACCGTTTCATTTTGCAAGAAAAGCCGACCCGACGCAAATTTTAAATATTTTGCAGCCAGAGCATTCACAGACAATCGCCCTTGTCCTTTCTTACTTGGATCCTAAACAATCGTCGCAAATTTTGTCTCAATTGCCACCCGAAAAGCAAACTGAAGTAGCTCGGAGAATCGCATTGATGGAAAGCACCTCTCCTGAAATTATCCACCAAGTGGAACAAATTATTGAACGAAAATTAACCGCAACAGGATCACAAGACTATACGTCTACCGGTGGTGTTGAAGCAATTGTTCGTGTCTTGAACAAAGTCGATCGCGGAACTGAAAAAGCGATTCTTTCCGAATTGGAAACAGATTCACCTGAGCTTGTCGAAGAAATCAAAAAACGGATGTTCGTCTTCGAAGATATTATTAACTTGGATACACGTTCGATTCAACGAATTATCCGCGATGTCAACGACATCGATTTAACATATGCATTAAAAGTAGCAAGCGAAGAAGTGAAAAATGGCATTTACGCCAATATGTCTTCTCGCCGGGCCGAAGTTATTCAAGAAGAAATTGAATTTATGGGTCCAGTTAAATTGAAAGATGTTGAAAAAGCACAGACAACTATAGTTGCATTGATTCGCAGCCTAGACGAAGATGGCGAAATTATTGTATCCCGTGGTGAAGGGGATGAAGTGATTGTCTAA